The segment TTCTATCATTCATCATCCGCGAACCATTTTTCATCatgtcacaaaatttatagtattcactaaaaaacaaaaatattcacatgtcatttttcttttttattcacaaGTATTTTCGTTTCTCAGCTCGCTCGCAACAATCTGAGCGGAAAACTTTGTTGTCTATTACTCctactactactactactCGCGCCACTTGTTGTCGTTGAGAAATTAATGTTTGTTAACGTTGCTCCACGCATTTGTTGTCTTAGGGAAAACTGACTTTCCAATTTTAGTTCGGCGTAGAAGGAATTCACACAGAGCCAAAAGTATATTTGTACTACTGTtcatggaacaaaaaaaaattttttttttttcaaaattggcgacgaggatttttttttttttacttactatAATACACGAGGAATGTTGTAAGGGGCTCCCAACTCACGTAATCTGTGACGAAATACGTAATGGCGGCAGCAATCATCGTCAAGGCTTCCAAGCCAAAGTAGACCATGTTGCACCAGAGATATATGCTAATGGACGTtccttttttctgtgaaaaaaataaataatcgtaaaaaattgagtttaagTTCACGCGAATGTGGGACAAACCTTTACGGCTCCAAATATCAGCAGAatgttgagtaaaatttttggcataaCGTATGTGAGCAGCAGAAACCAGAgcaccaaaaaataataaacctgttctatatttattattattgcatgttttttttcgtttgatgtTCAAAGGTTCCCCGCGAcatgcaagaagaaaaaatttatataaaaatttgggttttgtgagaaaaattaatcaattatcgGAAGATAATTCACCATCGTCGATGTAGTCTCTGTAGGTGAAGGTGCTTATCAGCCGGATTACGGAGTCGGCATATGTGAGAATTAGCGTGGTGAGTGACACGGCACCGACGAAAATTGTGGCGATGCGTAAGTTGGAGATGCAGCAACAACATTTCGGACTGATCGGTATCTCCTCTAAAAATCCCATTTAAAAACTacttaaaaaactaataaaagtgctttttttctctttaatacGTCACACTTTGTCACACTTGTTCGCACTTTTGTtcagttattaaattttttattgatgaatgaatgaaaattactacttttttatttgaatcaaAAGATCTAACTGACATCGCAGCGGGTAAGAAGTGAGAACGAACACGATGTCGTACAGTAACATccataaattctttttttttcacacacaaaaaaacgatgagaaaatttcttgatctctattcaaaatttttcatacacaaTTTTGTCATGTTTCTCCTCAACATACAcaactattttattatttgttttatttttgtgtgcagCTATTATTATTgcgatattatttttattttgtacacaGCGATTCTCGGCGCACaaacaacgacaaaaaaatctttattcgAATTTGTAGGaggaatgagaaaaaaaaatatatagaaaattttatttttgcccaCAAGGCAGCAGAGTCGAAGAACCAACAACGCTAATGTATGAATTTTGAATacacgaattttttttggaggCCCATGCGATTTTGTGGTTAGTGTCACTTGGCACCGAATgtgaaaaaagaatttaaagtaacggaagaaataatttttttatgatttttttgagaattttatgattttttatgaattaaaaaattgattttttaacttatgtaactttagatttttaatttaaatttaaatttttgagtttttttaattagtttatgaaaatttgaatttttatcttcaattaaatatcttcagttgttttaatatttaaaaaaaatattttttaaaaattaaattaaattaatatttttttttaattaattttttaattaattaaattttatttaaaaaaaatatttttttaattaaaaaatttaaattatctcaaattatttaactgtttaattaaaaatttattttatttttttttattttttcttaaatttgaatttgtattttttttttatatttgaccaACAAAATTTACACCCTTTAAATGACTTTTGAGCTCATGTGAAATCCaatgttatttaaaacaaaaaattaattatcataaaatcgcataaaaattctttcaggtttaaagttttttgataaatttaaaaaaataaataacaaaaatgtatttaaaattaaaatttcatatttgaaaattgtttgagcttcaaaatttaataattgattttttttattttaaatttatctttgaAGCGGAacgagttaaaatttttaaattaaatttaaaaaatttttagatttaaaatcaatttaatttaaatttgaaaaaaaataattttaatttttttaattaaatgtttatgatttttttttaaattaattaaattcatttatttctatatttatttatttattaaattaaaattttaatttaaaaaaaattataaaaaaataaaatatgagaaattctctttaaaaaatccctGTAAAAATGTCACCGGAAACAACTTTGACCGTTGTAATGACCtacttttcatacaaaaaaaaattaaataaataaaatcgtcATGAATGCTCTCAAGCAACGACGGCtgttctaattatttttagcttttgataTCTTTTGCTACACACAGAAATCACGTacatttctaattttattgtcGAAAGGTGAACATCTGACACGGATGTACTTTTTTCGTGACATAACATGAACTTGAtacacaattaaaaaattaaccaaaaaaaaattttttttaaatatttatcactttttaattttttttttacacagaattcgtttttgttttaaataaaaatgcaaaaattatgacGTCGAGGCATAATAAATGTGCGGATACATGTACGACTGAGCGACAATCGGTGCCGGCGGAGCACTTGCCAATCCCATGGAACAAGCGTACGCCGCCCGGATTTTCTGACGATGCATTTCCACGTAATACGAGATGACACAGATGTAGAAATAGAGTTTcatgactgaaaaaaaaatttttttaagaaaattcttaaaaaattaattttaaatgacttaCAGAACGCAAGAAGTAACATCAAGTATCCTTGTCGCAAGGGATCGCGTCCCGTAAATTGATAAGCTGTCGCTAGAATGACGTGAACGAGCGTGAAAATTACAAGAATCAACTCGAACCACAAATAAACATGAACCAAACGCatatttttctgcaaaaacaaagaaaatttcgtgCAATTGTCTCAAATGACGTCACGTGATTCTTACTTTGAACGTTCcgaatatcaataaaattgccGCCACAGACACCAGTACCTCGTAAATGGCCAAACCCGTGAAGATATAAACGAATTCCTCTTCGCCTAAAAcggaaaaagtgttaaaaatgcgaaaaattgatGCGCATTTCGCTACGTACCTCGTTCAAGTCGTGCCTCGTAGTCACTTAGAGCGTATGCCGCAAGCAGAATGATCGTCCACGACATGATCAGCTTGAGGATGCCCAAGGTGAAGGCTCCTGCCTCGAGACTGATGCATCCGCAGCAATAGGAAACGGTGGGAAATCGCTCAAAACATCCCATTTTCGGAACTTTTTCTCGTTGAAACACCAAAAAAATTCGttctgaatgaaaatttccgTCGACGTGACGGCTTTCGACTCACTCTTTGGCAGAAAATCACTGCTAAGAAATGCTGACACATGGAAAGACGACCGTTTTATCTCTCTTTCCATTGCGTTGAGTGTCTATTTGACATGCTTGCCATCGTTGCCGCACCCGCAAGTCACGCAAGTCGCAGTAACGCACGAAAATCCGCCGAAATTGGAGATCCCCGCGGCAGAAGTTCTCGCTCTCTGTTTCTGTTTTGTGTCGAAAAAGACCActttgaagaattaaaaatataaattctacACACTTTCGCTTTCGACGAAACGACGCTCTTCGGTATATGTGGATTCTCCGCACGACACTTTCtcacatttttgtttattttatttcctcgGCTCGCTAAAGGAAAAGTATTAGAGtagtaaaaactatttttttttacttatttatagACTTCGATTGAGAACGAGTGTCGAATGAGTGATAATTTTGCACGAAAATGTTAATCAATGAGAgtgtgaaaaattagtttttacgAAATCTCTCGATtgaagggaattttttgaatcaaagaaCGTTTATTTAAGAGATGATGAGAttgtacataataataaaaataataaacaaaatttactttattgcCAAATGGATGTGaattaatggaaaatcattttttttattgctttaggCTGAtctaattttgacttttattattttttttttaatttagaaagtgaaatttatctaaaaaattttataaaagtttttcatttttataattttaatttcgaaggagtttttaaatttttttaattaattttttaattttattaattttttattttttataaaaaatatttttttttttgatttaaaattgaagaaatatacaaattaagtacagtaattttgtgaaaaatatttttagaaaatattaattttggtagaaaatatttcaaaaattgaaaaaaatcttgaaaaattattgaatattagaaattttcattttttataaaaagtaaaaaaaaaattattt is part of the Culicoides brevitarsis isolate CSIRO-B50_1 chromosome 3, AGI_CSIRO_Cbre_v1, whole genome shotgun sequence genome and harbors:
- the LOC134835671 gene encoding uncharacterized protein LOC134835671 encodes the protein MGCFERFPTVSYCCGCISLEAGAFTLGILKLIMSWTIILLAAYALSDYEARLERGEEEFVYIFTGLAIYEVLVSVAAILLIFGTFKKNMRLVHVYLWFELILVIFTLVHVILATAYQFTGRDPLRQGYLMLLLAFFMKLYFYICVISYYVEMHRQKIRAAYACSMGLASAPPAPIVAQSYMYPHIYYASTS
- the LOC134835426 gene encoding uncharacterized protein LOC134835426, giving the protein MPKILLNILLIFGAVKKKGTSISIYLWCNMVYFGLEALTMIAAAITYFVTDYVSWEPLTTFLVYYIVQIYFWLCVNSFYAELKLESQFSLRQQMRGATLTNINFSTTTSGASSSSSRSNRQQSFPLRLLRAS